A genomic region of Anopheles coustani chromosome 3, idAnoCousDA_361_x.2, whole genome shotgun sequence contains the following coding sequences:
- the LOC131260290 gene encoding endochitinase-like, which translates to MTIMPSNPEYDVIQNGWEKFIDLKKANPKLKLLMSIKSLFTSDFIQPAEQRKSFIDTIVGFVEEYKFDGVSIVWFGYWDEEEDKGTIYKFFEELRRSFEAAGHPEWEANIMMQIRRENIDYGQICRVADSISLIPVYDSNTDRTNLLSPLNNSTFNTTNVQDVSITHSVQKWLKNGCPPNKIILGVPFMGRTFTLDDPANNGLDAPFSDHGKPCPVTSTKAICAYFELCKKFNETEWTFKWDENGAAPYAFQDDQWVTYENAASIEKKAAFARTKGLGGVFGWELEYDDYRGICGEQYPLTKALWNAFHSKANP; encoded by the exons ATGACTATCATGCCCAGCAATCCGGAGTACGATGTTATACAAAatggttgggaaaagtttatTGATCTGAAGAAAGCCAACCCAAAGCTGAAGCTTCTGATGAGCATTAAAAGTCTTTTTACATCGGACTTTATTCAACCGGCTGAACAGAGAAAGTCGTTCATCGACACAATTGTTGGATTCGTAGAGGAGTATAAGTTTGATGGCGTTTCCATTGTCTGGTTTGGTTACtgggatgaagaagaagacaaaGGTACCATATACAAATTTTTTGAGGAACTACGACGCAGTTTCGAAGCGGCTGGTCATCCAGAATGGGAAGCCAACATTATGATGCAAATTCGACGAGAAAACATAGACTACGGACAAATTTGTCG AGTTGCCGATTCTATTTCTTTGATACCTGTTTACGATAGCAACACTGATCGAACTAACTTGCTTTCTCCGCTGAACAACAGCACATTCAATACTACGAATGTACAAGATGTTTCCATCACACACTCTGTAcagaaatggttgaaaaatggtTGCCCACCGAACAAGATCATTCTGGGTGTACCCTTTATGGGCCGTACATTTACGCTGGACGATCCCGCCAATAACGGACTGGATGCTCCTTTCAGCGACCATGGTAAACCGTGCCCTGTGACGAGCACCAAAGCAATCTGCGCATATTTCGAACTGTGCAAGAAATTCAACGAAACTGAGTGGACCTTCAAGTGGGACGAAAACGGCGCAGCTCCTTACGCATTCCAGGATGACCAATGGGTCACTTATGAAAATGCAGCTTCGATCGAGAAAAAGGCCGCTTTTGCTAGAACGAAAGGGTTGGGAGGAGTCTTCGGTTGGGAGCTCGAGTACGATGACTATCGAGGCATCTGTGGTGAACAGTATCCGTTAACCAAAGCATTATGGAATGCATTCCATTCAAAAGCTAATCCATGA
- the LOC131260297 gene encoding endochitinase-like: protein MTRLTVLFTIFLLTIGCCFAEEASQGHVHCTFTSYAAKRPGEYALRVDDIPTEVADVVSLVGMLEHRTTLNHTNVIAPLNSHTIDTRDPNDVSINHSLQSWLDDGCSANKMVLGVNFVVQTFTLADPKHKELGAPTSGSGKPCPVTNEKGICSYMELCQAFNQSEWIFKWDEEGEVPYAIQGDQWVTYENVLSVHQKVSFAKSQGLGGVSGMNLSYDDYRGKCGERYPLTKAVWNAFRT, encoded by the exons ATGACGCGACTAA CTGTGTTGTTTACGATTTTTCTCCTTACCATCGGATGCTGCTTCGCTGAGGAAGCATCTCAGGGACATGTGCACTGCACCTTTACCAGTTATGCAGCGAAACGGCCAGGCGAATATGCCCTGCGTGTCGACGACATTCCTACCGA GGTGGCTGACGTTGTGTCGCTGGTGGGAATGCTCGAGCATAGAACTACACTGAACCACACGAATGTGATCGCTCCTCTCAACAGCCATACGATTGACACCCGGGACCCGAACGATGTATCTATAAATCATTCCTTGCAATCGTGGCTCGACGACGGATGTTCGGCGAACAAAATGGTGCTGGGAGTTAATTTCGTAGTTCAAACGTTCACCTTGGCGGATCCCAAACACAAGGAATTAGGTGCTCCAACAAGCGGTTCTGGCAAACCATGCCCGGTAACTAATGAGAAAGGTATTTGTAGTTACATGGAACTGTGCCAGGCATTCAACCAGTCCGAGTGGATTTTCAAGTGGGATGAAGAAGGCGAAGTTCCGTACGCCATCCAAGGGGATCAATGGGTGacttatgaaaatgttttatcgGTCCATCAGAAGGTGTCATTTGCAAAGTCTCAAGGACTAGGTGGTGTTAGTGGCATGAACTTGTCGTACGACGACTACAGGGGCAAGTGTGGTGAACGTTATCCACTGACCAAGGCAGTGTGGAATGCATTTCGTACATAG
- the LOC131260266 gene encoding endochitinase-like, with product MARTLLCMVLFMTISVVWAENTVDGRVDCVYTSRFHALTTIYAFQIEDIPIEYCTHVTYSNISYEESSMTIIPGNPEVADSVSLIGVILPSGDQTALFSPLNSNTVESGELGDVSIKDSLQRWLNAGCPKNKIILGINYGALTFKLEDPTNIGLGAPISGYGEFCPLLGGEGVCPYFELCQKFVLCHKTGWTFKWDEDGTSPYAFQGDQWFSYENATSIELKAAFARTKGLGGVLALNLAFDDYRVLCLVLLLAIGVCVESSPEGRVECIYSSSNQKRPGTYSLQIEDIPTEYCTHVIYDHITFEHSSMTIIPSNPEYDVVQNGWEKFIDLKKANPKLKLLMYVDRASFFIETDELRKEFIDAIVAFLTAYKFDGVTFRWFGYWNREGEESGILYTFFEELHRSFKAAGHPEWEANIMLLIGEHGIDHARLCGVADSVSLIPAFDSSNSHTYLMAPLNNSTFKASDVQDVSITHSVQKWLKNGCPANKMILGVPFVVATFTLEDPANNGVYARVSGSGNPCSVTGNAGNCAYFELCQKFNETEWTFKWDEDGACPYAFQDISDDQSTATSSNPVPSAEAISVGTSRQTKSLISTGICSIRNNANSKTSV from the exons ATGGCAAGAACTT TGCTATGCATGGTTCTGTTCATGACGATCAGTGTGGTATGGGCAGAAAATACAGTTGATGGACGGGTGGACTGCGTCTATACTAGTCGATTCCATGCGCTTACAACCATTTATGCTTTTCAAATCGAGGACATACCGATCGAATACTGCACGCACGTCACTTACAGTAATATTTCGTACGAAGAGTCTTCAATGACGATAATCCCCGGCAATCCAGA AGTTGCCGATTCTGTATCTTTGATTGGTGTTATATTACCTTCAGGTGATCAAACTGCCCTGTTTTCTCCGCTGAACAGCAACACAGTCGAGTCTGGTGAACTAGGAGACGTGTCTATCAAAGATTCTTTGCAGAGATGGTTGAATGCTGGTTGCCCGAAAAACAAGATAATTCTAGGAATCAACTATGGGGCACTAACATTCAAGTTGGAAGATCCCACAAACATCGGACTGGGTGCTCCTATTAGCGGCTATGGCGAATTTTGTCCTTTGTTGGGGGGCGAAGGAGTCTGCCCATATTTTGAACTATGCCAGAAATTTGTGCTATGCCACAAAACGGGCTGGACCTTCAAGTGGGACGAGGATGGCACATCTCCGTACGCATTCCAAGGTGATCAATGGTTCTCTTATGAAAATGCAACGTCAATCGAGCTGAAGGCTGCCTTTGCCAGGACGAAAGGCTTGGGAGGAGTCTTAGCTTTGAACCTAGCATTCGATGACTACCGAG TGTTATGTTTGGTTCTGCTTTTGGCCATCGGAGTTTGCGTCGAAAGTTCGCCTGAAGGACGTGTAGAATGCATCTATTCCAGCTCAAACCAGAAGCGACCAGGCACATATTCCCTCCAGATCGAGGACATTCCAACCGAATACTGCACGCATGTCATCTACGATCATATAACGTTCGAACATTCGTCAATGACTATCATACCCAGTAATCCGGAGTATGATGTTGTACAAAATGgatgggaaaagtttattGACCTGAAGAAAGCCAACCCAAAGCTGAAGCTTCTAATGTACGTCGACAGGGCTTCATTCTTCATCGAAACGGACGAGCTACGAAAAGAGTTCATCGACGCAATTGTTGCATTCTTGACGGCATATAAGTTTGATGGCGTTACCTTCAGGTGGTTTGGATATTGGAATAGAGAAGGTGAAGAGAGTGGTATATTATACACGTTTTTTGAGGAATTACATCGCAGCTTTAAGGCAGCTGGTCATCCGGAGTGGGAAGCCAACATTATGTTGTTAATCGGGGAACATGGCATAGATCACGCACGACTGTGTGG AGTTGCCGATTCTGTTTCCTTGATACCAGCTTTTGACAGTTCTAATTCTCATACTTACTTGATGGCTCCTCTGAACAACAGCACATTCAAGGCTAGTGATGTACAAGATGTTTCTATTACACACTCCGTacaaaaatggttgaaaaatggtTGTCCAGCGAACAAGATGATTCTGGGAGTCCCCTTTGTCGTGGCAACGTTCACGTTGGAAGATCCCGCAAACAACGGAGTGTATGCTCGTGTTAGCGGTTCTGGAAACCCATGTTCGGTAACGGGCAACGCAGGAAATTGTGCCTATTTCGAACTGTGCCAGAAATTCAACGAAACTGAGTGGACCTTCAAGTGGGACGAAGACGGCGCATGTCCGTACGCATTCCAAG ACATCTCAGATGACCAATCTACAGCGACCTCCTCGAACCCCGTACCATCCGCCGAGGCGATCAGTGTTGGTACTAGTCGTCAAACAAAATCACTAATCTCCACCGGCATTTGCTCGATTCGCAATAACGCAAACTCAAAGACCTCAGTTTGA
- the LOC131260268 gene encoding endochitinase-like, protein MARTVLCLVLLLAIGVCVESSPEGRVECIYSSSNQKRPGTYSLQIEDIPTEYCTHVIYDHITFEHSSMTIIPSNPEYDVVQNGWVKFIDLKKTNPKLKLLIVADSVSLIPAFDSSNSHTYLMAPLNNSTFEASDVQDVSITHSVQKWLKNGCPANKMILGVRFTGTTFTLEDPANNGVYAPVNDYGNPCPVTGIPTYCAYFELCQKFNETEWTFKWDEDGACPYAFQGDQWVSYENAVSVEQKASFAKTKGLGGVFSVHIGYDDYRGICGEKYPLIKALWKGFRAKSIQ, encoded by the exons ATGGCCAGAACTG TGTTATGTTTGGTTCTGCTTTTGGCCATCGGAGTTTGCGTCGAAAGTTCGCCTGAAGGACGTGTAGAATGCATCTATTCCAGCTCAAACCAGAAGCGACCAGGCACATATTCCCTCCAAATTGAGGATATTCCGACCGAATACTGCACGCACGTCATCTACGATCATATAACGTTCGAACATTCGTCAATGACTATCATACCCAGTAATCCGGAGTATGATGTTGTACAAAATGGTTGGGTAAAGTTTATTGACCTGAAGAAAACCAACCCAAAACTGAAGCTTCTAAT AGTTGCCGATTCTGTTTCCTTAATACCAGCTTTTGACAGTTCTAATTCTCATACTTACTTGATGGCTCCTCTGAACAATAGCACATTCGAGGCTAGCGATGTACAAGATGTTTCTATTACACACTCCGTacaaaaatggttgaaaaatggtTGTCCAGCGAACAAGATGATTCTGGGAGTCCGCTTCACCGGGACAACGTTCACGTTGGAAGATCCCGCAAACAACGGAGTGTATGCTCCTGTTAACGATTATGGGAACCCATGTCCGGTAACTGGGATCCCGACATATTGTGCCTATTTCGAACTGTGCCAGAAATTCAACGAAACTGAATGGACTTTCAAGTGGGACGAAGATGGCGCCTGCCCTTACGCATTCCAAGGCGATCAATGGGTCTCTTATGAAAATGCGGTGTCGGTCGAACAGAAGGCTAGCTTTGCGAAAACGAAAGGGTTGGGAGGAGTCTTTAGTGTACATATCGGATATGATGACTATCGAGGCATCTGTGGTGAAAAATATCCATTAATTAAAGCATTATGGAAAGGATTCCGAGCTAAAAGCATTCAATGA